One window of Cygnus atratus isolate AKBS03 ecotype Queensland, Australia chromosome 17, CAtr_DNAZoo_HiC_assembly, whole genome shotgun sequence genomic DNA carries:
- the WSCD2 gene encoding WSC domain-containing protein 2, with protein sequence MAKFLVKFQRYFRRRPVRFFTLLALYLAAGSLVFLHAGFTGEPRVAGSPRGPAAGEGQELPYLGVMQLSRGFPGAAGGRRRGPWFKSTAKELAERSKAGDYGAARSRVLKGRSGREKDEDRAKYIGCYVDSTRRRTLRGVSFLDYKKMTVFRCQDNCAERGYLYAGLEFGAECYCGHKVQAPNASEPECNMPCKGERSSTCGGANRLSIYRLELAQESARRYGSAVFRGCFRRPDNVSIALPASQPMPNMSVDKCVDFCTEKEYPLSALAGTACLCGFPTTLFTLHEREDEQLCAQRCPGEEFESCGTAEFLLVYQTQVQDNRCMDRRFLPTRSKQLVALASFPGAGNTWARHLIELATGFYTGSYYFDGSLYNKGFKGERDHWRSGRTICIKTHESGQKEIESFDSAILLIRNPYKALMAEFNRKYGGHIGFAAHAHWKGKEWPEFVANYAPWWATHTLDWLRYGRKVLVVHFEDLKRDLFAQLKRMVGLLGIAACEDRLLCVEGQKDGNFKRSGLRKLEYDPYTPEMRKMISGYIKTVDAALKLRNLSGVPEDYYPR encoded by the exons ATGGCCAAATTCCTGGTGAAATTCCAGCGGTATTTTCGGCGGAGACCCGTGCGCTTCTTCACGCTGCTGGCCCTCTACCTGGCGGCCGGCAGCCTGGTTTTCCTGCACGCCGGCTTCACGGGGGAGCCCCGGGTGGCGGGCAGcccgcgcggccccgcggcgggcgaggggcaggagctgccctaCCTGGGGGTGATGCAACTGAGCCGCGGCTtcccgggggcagcggggggccgGCGGCGAGGGCCCTGGTTCAAAAGCACCGCCAAGGAGCTGGCCGAGAGGAGCAAAGCGGGCGACTACGGCGCGGCGCGGAGCCGCGTGCTCAAGGGCAGGAGCGGCCGCGAGAAGGACGAGGACAGAG CGAAATACATCGGCTGCTACGTGGACAGCACGCGGCGGCGGACGCTGCGCGGCGTGTCCTTCTTGGACTACAAGAAGATGACAGTCTTCCGTTGCCAGGACAACTGCGCCGAGCG gGGCTACCTCTACGCGGGGCTGGAGTTCGGCGCCGAGTGCTACTGCGGCCACAAGGTGCAGGCGCCCAACGCCAGCGAGCCCGAGTGCAACATGCCGTGCAAGGGCGAGCGCAGCAGCACCTGCGGCGGGGCCAACCGCCTCTCCATCTACCGCCTGGAGCTGGCCCAGGAGTCCGCCCGCCGCT aTGGCAGCGCGGTGTTTCGGGGCTGCTTCCGCCGGCCGGACAACGTCTCCATCGCCCTGCCCGCCAGCCAGCCCATGCCCAACATGTCCGTGGACAAGTGCGTGGACTTCTGCACCGAGAAG GAGTACCCGCTGTCGGCGCTGGCCGGCACCGCCTGCCTCTGCGGCTTCCCCACCACGCTCTTCACCCTGCACGAGCGCGAGGACGAGCAGCTCTGCGCCCAGAGGTGCCCTGGCGAGGAGTTTGAGAGCTGCGGCACCGCCGAGTTCCTGCTGGTCTACCAGACCCAGGTGCAAG ACAACCGCTGCATGGACAGGAGGTTCCTGCCCACCCGCTCCAAGCAGCTCGTGGCCCTGGCCAGCTTCCCCGGGGCCGGCAACACGTGGGCACGGCACCTGATCGAGCTCGCCACCGGCTTCTACACTGGCAGCTACTACTTCGACGGGTCGCTCTACAACAAGG GGTTCAAGGGCGAGCGGGACCACTGGCGCAGCGGGAGGACCATCTGCATCAAAACCCACGAGAGCGGCCAGAAGGAGATCGAGTCCTTCGACTCGGCCATCCTGCTCATCCGCAACCCCTACAAGGCGCTGATGGCCGAGTTCAACCGCAAGTACGGGGGGCACATCGGCTTCGCCGCTCACGCCCACTGGAAGGGCAAAG AGTGGCCGGAGTTCGTGGCCAACTACGCGCCGTGGTGGGCCACCCACACCCTGGACTGGCTGCGCTACGGCAGGAAGGTGCTGGTGGTGCACTTTGAGGACCTCAAGCGCGACCTCTTCGCCCAGCTGAAGCGCAtggtggggctgctgggcatcGCCGCCTGCGAGGACCGGCTGCTCTGCGTCGAGGGCCAGAAGGACGGCAACTTCAAGCGCTCGGGCCTGAGGAAGCTGGAGTACGACCCCTACACGCCCGAGATGAGGAAGATGATCAGCGGCTACATCAAAACGGTGGACGCGGCTCTGAAGCTCCGGAACCTGTCGGGGGTCCCGGAGGACTACTACCCGAGGTGA
- the CMKLR1 gene encoding chemerin-like receptor 1, giving the protein MALSNLSDYSDDLDNYNDYLDYTYDESSSVWTSPSHDPKDIARILSVVIYSVSCVLGILGNGLVIAIITLKMKRSVNAIWFLNLAVADFLFNIFLPINIAYTAMRYNWIFGTVMCKLNSFLLILNMYTSVLLLTTISFDRYVSVVFPVWSQNHRSTNLAYLVCLIIWTVGIIMSCPSLVFRDTAQARNSVICFSNFSLSRNKSYQALALMRHRTVNITRFLAGYILPITIITFCYVAIVFNLRRNRLAKSKKPFKIIVTIIVTFFLCWSPYHLLNLLETEPDMVSRSVFEIGIPITTALAASNSCMNPVLYVFMGQDFKKFKVTILSRLVNALSEETGHSSIVHRSFSKMSSMTEKETTVL; this is encoded by the coding sequence ATGGCGCTCTCCAATCTGTCCGATTACTCCGACGACCTTGATAACTACAACGACTACCTGGATTACACCTACGATGAGTCGAGCAGCGTGTGGACCAGCCCATCCCACGACCCAAAGGACATCGCCAGGATCCTCTCCGTTGTCATCTACAGCGTGTCCTGCGTGCTGGGCATCCTGGGGAACGGCCTCGTCATTGCCATCATAACCCTGAAGATGAAGAGGTCGGTCAACGCCATCTGGTTCCTCAACCTGGCCGTCGCCGACTTCCTCTTCAACATCTTCCTGCCCATAAACATCGCCTACACGGCCATGCGGTACAACTGGATCTTTGGGACAGTCATGTGCAAGCTGAACtctttcctcctcatcctcaaCATGTACACCAGCGTCCTCCTGCTCACCACCATCAGCTTCGATCGCTACGTGTCGGTGGTTTTTCCCGTCTGGTCCCAAAACCATCGATCAACCAACCTGGCCTATTTGGTCTGCCTCATCATCTGGACCGTCGGCATCATTATGAGCTGCCCGTCTCTTGTCTTCCGAGACACGGCACAAGCCCGCAACTCTGTGATTTGTTTTAGCAACTTTTCCCTGTCCAGGAACAAGTCTTACCAAGCCCTGGCACTAATGAGGCACCGGACGGTGAACATCACCAGGTTCCTTGCAGGGTACATCCTTCCCATCACCATCATCACCTTCTGCTACGTCGCCATCGTCTTCAACCTGCGGCGAAACCGCCTTGCCAAGTCCAAAAAGCCCTTCAAGATCATCGTCACCATTATAGTcaccttcttcctctgctggagTCCCTACCACCTGCTGAACCTCCTGGAGACAGAGCCTGACATGGTCTCGCGCTCCGTGTTCGAGATCGGCATCCCCATAACCACGGCGCTGGCGGCCTCCAACAGCTGCATGAACCCCGTCCTCTACGTCTTCATGGGCCAGGACTTCAAGAAGTTTAAGGTGACCATCCTTTCCAGACTGGTGAACGCCCTCAGCGAGGAGACGGGCCACTCCAGCATCGTCCACAGGAGCTTCTCCAAGATGTCTTCGATGACGGAGAAGGAGACGACAGTCCTCTAG